The Bacteroidia bacterium genomic interval GTTTCTCCACCTTCCACTCCTGTATTCATAGGAAGTACCTTATCATAGCCTAAGAGCTCTGTGATATACTTCTCATATGGTCCAAGGACATCATTATAAAAGGCACGGGAAGTCAGGGTGAGTTTCGCGGCCTGATCATACAGTGCCTGAAGAATTTTTGGATGACAATGTCCCTGATTCACTGCACTATAAGCAGACAAGAAATCATAATAGCGATTTCCTTCAGGATCGTATAGAAATACGCCTTCTCCTTTGGATAGTACAACTGGAAGGGGATGGTAATTGTGGGCCCCATGACGATCTTCCAACTGCATGGCCTGCTCAGAGCTGATTTGTGAATGGGTTTTGATCATATGCTTTTCTTCTATTTAGTTAGTTGAGAATACATTAGCACTTACAAAGATAAGAAATTTATGCCTGCTAATCAGGCTTTCTTCAAGGTTCGAAAGGTGTAGGCATATTCATGCTTATCATCTGCCTGTCTCGCATCTACTTCAACAATCTTCCACTCCCGCGGATTGGCAAGTTTGAAATAGGTGTCTCCTTCTATTTCAGCATGCACCAGGGTTTCGTAAATCAGGTTGACGTAGCCCTCATTGATGGCTTTTTCATAAACTCCGGCTCCTCCTGTAATGCATACTTCTGCTTCTTCTTTACAGGCTGCTAGCGCTTCCTCCAGGCTTTGGTAAACTTCTATTCCCTTTGCATGAAAGTCTTTATTGCGAGTCAGAACTATATTTCTTCTTTTGGGCAAAGCTTTTCCGATAGACTCGAAAGACTTCCTCCCCATGATTATGGGTTTGCCGATGGTTTTCGATTTGAAGAATTTCAGGTCATTGGGCAAACGCCAGGGGAGATCATTATCGACTCCAATAACCCCATTTTCAGAAACTGCGTATATGGCAGATATGATTTGATCCATAGAAAGATTTCCTGATCTGTAAGCTATACATGAATTCCGGCAAAATTAAGGCGGAAGGAGCAAGGCTCCAACATATTTGTATACAACCCTTCGGACTTTTGATGTATCTTTGCATAAATAAGCGTTTAAGCTGATATGAAAGCTTTTTTCCGACATAT includes:
- a CDS encoding dihydrofolate reductase, which translates into the protein MDQIISAIYAVSENGVIGVDNDLPWRLPNDLKFFKSKTIGKPIIMGRKSFESIGKALPKRRNIVLTRNKDFHAKGIEVYQSLEEALAACKEEAEVCITGGAGVYEKAINEGYVNLIYETLVHAEIEGDTYFKLANPREWKIVEVDARQADDKHEYAYTFRTLKKA